The following nucleotide sequence is from Corylus avellana chromosome ca7, CavTom2PMs-1.0.
TGGAGATGTAATAACCAAAACCATCATAACCGTTGAGGTGAAGTCTTCTGTGGTGatgttttatgaaatgaatCATTTGTGAACcttaagataaatttaattaaaaaataactcaTGCAAATCTGATATGtgtatgggagagagagagagagagagagagagagagcatgccTAACAAACATGCTCCAAAAATATGCGACACAAATATCGTAAAATGATCACATATCAATGTTCAGACCCAAGCAACACAAGCATCTTAAATCACCTTGGTCCACTCAACACGAAGTCGGCGGCCCTTTCGACCAAATTCTGTCCTGTCAAGTCTTCGAATTGCATACTCAGCATCTCGTTCATCTTCCATATAGACGAAAGCAAACCCTAGGAAACCAGAATGTTAAGAACCAGAGCAGGAAATTTTCAGTTATGTAAAAAAGttgccaaaagcaaaaaattctGCTCGTGGACAGTTTAGAAAATGGGGAAATGTTGACTCGTCAAGCAccaaaaaatattcatattacaaggaaaaagaaaaaaactgtcAGAAAGTAACACAACACCTGCCACTGGCTGAAAATCATCATGATTTCTATGTTGAAACGTGTCGGAAACTGAACACTGAGCAAAAATCATGAGGAATGAAAAAGCAATGGTATCTGAGGTAGTGTAGGATGGCAGGGCTAGGGCAGATCAGATTAATTCTTCTGGAAAAATACAAGAAGATGAAGCTTGGGCACATGCTAGAAAAGAAATGCAGAGAAGTACATCCACCCAAGAAGAGCATGGACATTCCAAGTAATCCTGCGCCAAAGAAATGGTTGAGTATGGGGGTTTACACTCTAATGAAACTTGCTTCTGTTGAGGGAAAATAACATATACACCCATTTGAAaatgattatttaaaaaaaattaaatattgacCCTCTTGAATATCAGCTATCTTTTTCTAACAGCTATCAGATCATGAATTTCATGAGAATCGAAAAGATGACATTAAATGCCATTTTTAAGGGTACTCCAAACAGCCAGAAGAAAGAGCTCAATTGATTAAACATGAAGGTGCCATCACATATGTGCACCCTCTGCGTCCACAAACTCAGCTTCTGTCTCTTTTTAAACTAAATACTATAATATTTCAACTGACAGGAAAAAGGCATTTATGTCATGCCAAGATTTTGATATAGtagcaaaaagtaatttggcaataaaactgacaaaaaaattttgtttttgttttgataaataataaagCTGACCAAACTGAGAAGAAATAAATCGATAATGTAACTGGTCAGTATTATTGTTGGGTCCTATGACTGATATACAAAAAGGGTCAATGAGTTCTTTCGATATTATCATTTTCAATGGGTGTATGCTATTTTACCCTTTCTTAAACATGTCAAAACCCCACTATGACTCAACATAACAGGACATTTTCATCGTTGAGTTGTGTAGTCCGAATAGCGTTTATTCATGCCCACCTTTGTTCAGGGAAATAGTTGCTGTTAGGTTTTTCCATTGCATCAGGACTTCTGAACATAAAATCTGTATTCTACCATACTTATAAAAATCAACCTAGGCATCAATGCATGTGTTTAAACTTCAATATATACTCACCCGTACAGAATATGAGGAACTAGGATAACTCAGTAACGACACTTTTCCAGATTTCACCACATCAATGTAAAGCAAACCTTTATCACACTGATGGAAGCAGAAGTAGATACTAGGCATCATAGCTCAGAAACCCACATATAAAAATGTAATCAAGAGAAATCACCAAAACCAACAGCCCAAAGaatctttcatttttctaatagCTTGACCACTCAATGTGAGCTCAACATCCACAGAAGAGAACAGAAGTGTACAAAAGAAGCCAGTGGGAAGTAATTAACCATTCTATATTAGGTAGATCAACAAAGAATAACAAAACAAGTAACTGAACAACAAATGTCACCTTGGACTAATGCAAGATCAAAACACTAACAATAACAttgtagggaaaaaaaaaaaaaaaatcttaccagACTTCATATCCACCCTCTCAACCCTGCCATATCTTCTAAAAAGTCGCTCAAGATCAGACTGCCGTGCATCAAATTCAATGTTACCGCAAAAGATGGGCTTCATATTCCTCAAGTTCCaagaatcaaattttttaaccctTTAATGAAAAACATGTGGAAGAAAAAGGAGTAAGGATACAAGTATTTTATCAAAACAACGTTCAAAAAGGACCGCAAAAAGGTAtacttgttttctatttttgctaAGAATAATGTGAGAAGAAGGGGGGAGAATGAGGACGATACAAAGGTTTACTTAATTACCTAGCAAGCTTAGTCATTCTTAAGAAAGTTGATCTACAAACATAGGAACAAGCACATCCTATTGAAATCGTCTTAAAATAGATTTTTCAGTTATCAAACTTGCATATGCATACACAAACAGCTCAAGTGAAAGAACCCACACAATAATACACAATGCTGATACCATACATTCTAATGCAATACGCAATTGCAAGCAATGAACTATGCCTTCCCATTAGGTAAATCATCAACTCCAAGGTACAAGTATGATCAGTCTTCTAAATCCTATTTTCCCAATActtagaaaacaaaacaaaaaggaccTTCTTAAGAAGAATTCATgccacacaaaaataaaaaatctgaatCGCTGAAATGAGCTCTGGCTAAAACAGCACCTCCTCACTGTAAGAACAGAGTGGAGGGTGAAGTTGTGGGTTCAAAACCCGTCGGCTGCAAAGCCAAGTATCTACGCAATACTTAGCTACCCAATCTACAACTGCAGACAAAAGATCCATACAAAGCGACAAGCACACAATTTCTGATCCTACATTCACCCACCGAGCTTGCACATAATTACAAGCACTACGCCATTCAGTTCTtcaactaaataaaaataagtcaacAGCAAACAGATCGAAACAACTAGCTCAGATAACAGAAATAATTGTTTATAGCACACgaactaaaatgaaaataaaccACAAAAGAATTGGAAGTCTGAAAAAACAGAGTCGGATCCGTTGATATTACCGGAAAAGGTTTCAGTTTCGCACCCACGAAGCGTTGCGACGGAGGCGGGTGGAGGTCTCAGAGAAACCCTAGGTGTAATTGGACAAAATGTGGCTCAgaaatgtctttttcttttctagttcGAAAACAGCTTGGACAGAGACATACCATCAGAGAtaaaagggccaaaaaaaaaaaaaaaaaagtcagtaAAACGACGGCGTCCTTGAAGCAACAATCTACACTTGGGGTAGTGTTTGGTCATAGGGATTGTCTTGTCCTACTCGGGAGATGTATACTAAGCCGCCAAAAAATGAATTTGCGTATATATATCCTGAAAAaacttattcttattattattatttttttttttttatgaaaaatgaaaattcagtccttgtggtttacttgatttgcaattaatttcctgtggtattaaaatgaattcaaaggtccctgaggtatgccaaaaaaataatttaatctctacagtcaaattccgttcactgacttaacagattctaataGCGTAAAATATTAGAGCTAatataattgtgatacttgtactatttaagtcagtgtcatactaaatgaatttgttaaattagtagacggaatttgattgtagagactATATTGACATTTTGACATACTtcagggacctttgagttcatagAGATAATtatagaaataattaaaatcaagtaaaccactaatcttttttttttttttttttcttacatgttCATACAAGGGAATGGAGAGACTTGAGAAATGAAAGATTCCAACtaatgacttccgcttcatgagatgtggttcacagccaattgagctactcaTTGGGAACGAaaattttatgattattattctAACATctgaaaatgtaaaaataatcCATAAATCTAACTAATTTTTCatcgattttatttttatttaaaaaaaattccaaactattttttaacataaattttaaaagaataaaaaaatatgattactCCAACATATATTTCCTGGATGGGGTCAACGTGTAATCAAGAAGACCTCTTGAGTCATGGCCATGGGCCAAGGCTTAGCAAAGCGACCTCCATTGCAAGTTGGTGGGATGCTCACCTAATAtctacataaattttttttttttttttttaaaaagtattgaaTATACCTATACAACATGCTATGATTCCCCATAAAACGGCCAAAAGAAGTAAtggttccaaaaaaaattaaaattaaaaatttaaaaatcttgaaaaaaaacTATTTCATATACTTACAAATCTACATTCTTCAACTTGATTACGGCttaggcattgattatcatttcTCATCTGCTGGGGAAGTACCAAACTTTGATTAGATcccaataatataatattatcaacCATGATTACGATTGATCCAGGTTTCATGAAGTTCATGGAAAATCCAAACACCAGAGACAAGTGGGCAAACTTGTCGAGAGAGACAAGCTAGTTTTGTAGTTTgcattgttttcttctttgtttgtttaatttctcTTATTATAACTAGATCTTCCAGCCTCCTTTCAAGTGTAAATGTCAACTTTAAATCTGTCCCCATTTCACCAATTCACTCTCCATAATGATTACCAAGCTCAGTAAAGAGAGCTAATATGAAAACATCAATGGGAAATTGAAATCGGTGCAATACCGGCCAACATatacaagagagaaaatgggtgATTTTGTTGCTGTGGTGATTTAACCACCATTTTTTATTACGAGAAGTTTGGCCACCCAACCCAGCTATTTGAAGGTGGCCTAActattcttgaaaaaaaaaattgaatcggccaattcttttttctactaaaaaaaaaaaaattatttaggaCTTCGATTATTATTGTGTACCATAATAATGGAAAAtgtcatatataaaaaaacaacaacaaaaaaaaaacatatatgttgtcacatctctatctctctctttctctcttcaagCGAAGAACTTATAGTATCACTTGAAAGCAACAGCAACTTCATATAAGTTTTATACAACATAAGACATGATTAGCAACCACTTGATTGCTGCAGATTAGCATCCATGGTGATCCATGCCTAGCTGGCTTTAATTTTCTCCATTATATGGGGAGCCGCTGAAGGTTGGAGGGACCACCACAGAAGAAGAAACCTTGAACCGCTTACTCCTGGTGCCCTGATCAAGATCCACATCATCAAAACCAATCTGATCTGGGCTATCCATGTTCCACCCCATCATTCGCTCCATGAACCCTTTCTCACCAAAACTAACCTCTCCAATATCCGACCCATCTGACTCCAGCCCATGTTGGCGGCCGAAACCGAGCCACTCAGCGCTGCTTTCCGAAACACTAGTAGAGCTTTCCCAAGAAGAGGGCGCCTCGTTCCCGAAATGGGGCACGATAATGCTTGGCTGCACCGCCACTTTCTCAACGCTGTTGATGTCCATTTGGTTTTGGAATTGGTAGTTTCTGAAGTGAAATATCTTAGCAAAAGTGAAGTGATCACTTACCCTACTTTTCGAGGATTTATTGTCGCCATTCCTTGCCATGATACTCTGCAGATTTTTGCTCAGTTTTGCCTTCAACGAAGAGAAGCTGAGCCCATGCCTCCCTTCAGATTGTGACGGCGACCCCCCGTTGA
It contains:
- the LOC132186490 gene encoding ethylene-responsive transcription factor ERF087-like translates to MAGGSETTKTANIATATNSKVQSSKPALRRFVGVRQRLSGRWVAEIKDSSQRVRLWLGTYDTPEEAARAYDEAARALRGENARTNFASVNPNSSLSGSSSPINGGSPSQSEGRHGLSFSSLKAKLSKNLQSIMARNGDNKSSKSRVSDHFTFAKIFHFRNYQFQNQMDINSVEKVAVQPSIIVPHFGNEAPSSWESSTSVSESSAEWLGFGRQHGLESDGSDIGEVSFGEKGFMERMMGWNMDSPDQIGFDDVDLDQGTRSKRFKVSSSVVVPPTFSGSPYNGEN